The DNA segment TGACAATATGATTATGAATTGGAGAGTAACGATGACAGATACATCTGAATCCTGGCGGGAGCAGGGTGAGAACATGGGTCTCAATGAAGAGACGGCTCGCATCGAACTGTACTGCAACTATCGGGACAAAGAAACATGGCAAGAAGAAGCCGACGTCGAGAATTACAGCAGTCTCAACAAGTATCTCCGCGATATGATTAATCTCGGTCGTGTGTACCGCAAAGAGGGGACTCAAGGCCGACAAGACGCTGACGATAGGGTTCAGGAACTCGAAGCCCAAATCGAAACGCTCCAACGAGAGTTGGCTAACCAGGAACCGGAGACCATCGGCCCTGACGTCGTTGATAACGCCCTCATTGAAACGCTACTCGGCGAGCAGTACCAGACCGTCGAAGAGATTCTCGAACAGTTGACCGCGAATGAGAACCTCCAAGCGAATCTCAAGAAACCAGTCGAAGACGCACTCTATGACTTGGCTGGCGACGGCCGTGCGGAGTATCAGGAAGGCTGGGGCTGGCGGCTTGGCGGTGAACAATGAGCAAACCAAAACGGCACTCCAAGATCTACGAGAACAAGCATGACGAGGTGAACGAGTTCCTCCAACGGAAGGAAGACCTCGGACGCAGCCGGAGTACACTGAATGAATACAGTCGCAATCTCCGTGAGTTCTTCAACGACGAATTTTCTGAGGTAGAGCCAGCTGATGTCGAGGTGCGACACATCGAGGAATATCTTGGTATCCTGAGCGAGCGGGATGTCGCACAGAACACGAAACGGCGCTATCTCGAATCACTATCTTCGTTCTTCGACTATGCGATGAAGCGACCACGTTTCAACCAGATAACGGGTAATCCAGTCGCGCCCGTCCTCGAAGAACTTCCAAAGGTGAACCGCTCACGCCCGGACTGTGCGACGTGGGAGAACGCTTGTAAGATTGTTCACGAGATACCCAGCCCCCGTAACCGGACGATAGCCGCCATCCTCGCCAAGACTGGCTGCCGCTTACAAGAGGCGCTGGAAATTGAACTTGAAGATCTCCTAATCGATGATGGATTCATTCGGCTCCGGGTTCGGAAGGGCGGCGGACAAACGGTTGTGCCCGTTGACGAGGAGATGGTTCGGGCGATTGAACGCTACAAGGTGATTCGAACTGACTACGAGACTGCCTATCTGTTCCCAAGCAATCGAGGAGATCGCCTCTCAAAACAGCCAATTCGAAAACGAATCAAAGAGGGCGCTGTGGAAGCAGGTGTGATGGAACAGGGGGAGGACCGCTTCCACCGGAAGTTCACC comes from the Halapricum desulfuricans genome and includes:
- a CDS encoding tyrosine-type recombinase/integrase; amino-acid sequence: MSKPKRHSKIYENKHDEVNEFLQRKEDLGRSRSTLNEYSRNLREFFNDEFSEVEPADVEVRHIEEYLGILSERDVAQNTKRRYLESLSSFFDYAMKRPRFNQITGNPVAPVLEELPKVNRSRPDCATWENACKIVHEIPSPRNRTIAAILAKTGCRLQEALEIELEDLLIDDGFIRLRVRKGGGQTVVPVDEEMVRAIERYKVIRTDYETAYLFPSNRGDRLSKQPIRKRIKEGAVEAGVMEQGEDRFHRKFTPHTFRTVFTTAMRNAGMSNHVLQYIRGDSDNQTMDIYTRVDRTTAREEYLDCIKSLNL